GTGGAGGGAACCGTCCTTCTGGCCCTGGACTGGCGGGGGGAGGTCCTATGGGCCAAGGAATGGAGCCACCCCCGGGAAGCTGGTCCCAGGGAACGTCTGGAACGGCTTCTGCAGGAGGTTCTTCCCCATGTACCGGGACCCTTGGGCCTAGGGTTCACCCTGCCTGGGGTGGTAGTGGAGGACCGGCTCCTCCTGGCCCCCAACCTGGGCTGGAAAAACCTGGACCTGCGGCCCCTGCTCTCCCACTTTCCCCTGCCCACGGCCTTGGAAAACGATGCCAAGGCCTCAGCCCTGTCCGAGGTCTTCTTTCACGGAGAGGCCAACCTCGCCTATCTAGTGCTCAGCACGGGCTTGGGAATCGGGGTGGTATCGGATAGCCGGATCCTGCGGGGAGCGGGTGGGGCCGCTGGGGAGCTGGGCCACTGGCTCGGCCAGGGGCACAAGCCCTGCGCCTGCGGCCGGGTGGGATGCTTGGAAACCGAACTGGGCCTCGGTGCCCTCTTGGAGCACTACCGGTCCCTGGGCGGAAAGGCGGGGGACCTCGAGGCCCTGCTCCAGCAGGCCAAGCAGGGGGAGGCTTTGGCCCTCGAGGCCATCCACCACTTGGGCGAGGCCTTGGGCCGCTTCCTGGCCAACCTGGCTGTGGCCTACGACCCGGCCCGGGTGGTCATAGGGGGCAAGGCGGCCGAGTTCTTCCCCTACCTGGAGCAATCCTTGCGCCAGTCCTTGGCGGCCCATGCCTTCCTGGAAGCCCATCGTTCCTTGCCCGTGCAACCTTCCCTTTATGGTCACCTGGCCCCGGCGGTGGGTGGGGCCAGCCTCTTTTTGGTGAGGTTTTTCGAGCTGGGCGGCCTGTGGGCGGAAAGCCCACGTCGCAATGGAGGTAGGTATGAGGAAGTGGCTTTTGGCGATCGGCGTGGCCTTGGGGCTTAGCGCCCTGGCCCAGACGGGCAAGCTGGAGATCTTCTCCTGGTGGGCGGGAGACGAAGGCCCGGCCCTCGAGGCCCTCATCCGGCTTTATAAGCAAAAGTATCCCGGTGTGGAGGTCATCAACGCCACGGTTACCGGCGGGGCAGGGGTGAACGCCAAGGCGGTCCTGAAGACCCGCATGCTGGGCGGTGACCCGCCCGATACCTTCCAGGTGCACGCCGGACAGGAACTCATCGGCACCTGGGTGGTGGCCGAGCGCATGGAGGACCTCACCAGCCTCTTCCGGCAGGAGGGTTGGCTCCAAGCCTTCCCCAAGGGCCTCATCGACCTCCTCTCCTACAAGGGAGGCATCTGGAGCGTGCCCGTCAACATCCACCGCTCCAACGTCATGTGGTACATCCCCGCCAAGCTGAAGGAGTGGGGGGTGACCCCGCCCAAGACCTGGGCGGAGTTCCTCGCCACCTGCCAGACCTTGAAGCGGAAGGGCCTTGAAGCGCCCCTGGCCCTGGGCGAGAACTGGACCCAGCAGCACCTTTGGGAAAGCGTGGCCCTGGCCACCCTGGGAGCCGACGGCTGGAATAACCTCTGGAGCGGCAAGCTGAAGTTCACCGACCCCAAGGCGGTGGCCGTATGGGAAACCTTTGGCAAGGTGCTGGATTGCGCCAACAAGGACGCCGCGGGGCTTTCCTGGCAACAGGCGGTGGACCGGGTAGTCCAGGGCAAGGCCGCTTTCAACATCATGGGCGACTGGGCCGCCGGCTACATGAGCACCACCTTGAAGCTCAAGCCCGGCACCGACTTTGCCTGGGCCCCGTCCCCTGGCACCTCCGGGATCTTCATGATGCTCTCCGACTCCTTTGGCCTACCCAAGGGAGCCAAGAACCGGCAAAACGCCATCAACTGGCTCAAGCTGGTGGGCTCCAAGGAGGGGCAGGACACCTTTAACCCCCTGAAGGGCTCCATCGCCGCCCGGCTGGACTCCGACCCCGCCAAGTACAACGCCTATGGCCAGTCGGCCATGAAGGACTGGAAGTCCAACCGCATCGTGGGCTCTTTGGTGCACGGGGCGGTGGCACCCGAAAGCTTCATGAGCCAGTTCGGCACGGTGATGGAGATCTTCTTGCAAAGCAGGAACCCGCAAGCGGCGGCCAATGCCGCCCAGGCCATTGCCAACCAGGTGGGCTTGGGCCGCTAG
The genomic region above belongs to Thermus antranikianii DSM 12462 and contains:
- a CDS encoding ABC transporter substrate-binding protein, with protein sequence MRKWLLAIGVALGLSALAQTGKLEIFSWWAGDEGPALEALIRLYKQKYPGVEVINATVTGGAGVNAKAVLKTRMLGGDPPDTFQVHAGQELIGTWVVAERMEDLTSLFRQEGWLQAFPKGLIDLLSYKGGIWSVPVNIHRSNVMWYIPAKLKEWGVTPPKTWAEFLATCQTLKRKGLEAPLALGENWTQQHLWESVALATLGADGWNNLWSGKLKFTDPKAVAVWETFGKVLDCANKDAAGLSWQQAVDRVVQGKAAFNIMGDWAAGYMSTTLKLKPGTDFAWAPSPGTSGIFMMLSDSFGLPKGAKNRQNAINWLKLVGSKEGQDTFNPLKGSIAARLDSDPAKYNAYGQSAMKDWKSNRIVGSLVHGAVAPESFMSQFGTVMEIFLQSRNPQAAANAAQAIANQVGLGR
- a CDS encoding ROK family transcriptional regulator, which produces MRKGDTQEIRRLNRRAILAHLRQGPLTRADLSRLTGLAKSAVSRLVDELLQEGLLEEGAFTSPPVGRPGTLLHLRPGARFALGAELGVEGTVLLALDWRGEVLWAKEWSHPREAGPRERLERLLQEVLPHVPGPLGLGFTLPGVVVEDRLLLAPNLGWKNLDLRPLLSHFPLPTALENDAKASALSEVFFHGEANLAYLVLSTGLGIGVVSDSRILRGAGGAAGELGHWLGQGHKPCACGRVGCLETELGLGALLEHYRSLGGKAGDLEALLQQAKQGEALALEAIHHLGEALGRFLANLAVAYDPARVVIGGKAAEFFPYLEQSLRQSLAAHAFLEAHRSLPVQPSLYGHLAPAVGGASLFLVRFFELGGLWAESPRRNGGRYEEVAFGDRRGLGA